CCTGTTCATGAGCGACCCGGCGCCCGCTGCGGGTCCTGAGGTGCCGTCCGCTTCGCCCTCCACCGCGGATCCGGCGCCGGTCGTGGAAGCCGTCCTCGAGCCGACGGTGCCGTTCGGTGGCGACTGCACACGCTTGCTCACCACCGCACAACTGAACGAGTTGCTCGGCGAGGGCTGGACCGAGAGGGGTGGCCCCGTCCTGCCCGACATCCAACACACGACTCTGGGCACTCTGGGCGGGATGGAATGCGAGTGGTTTCCCGAAGAGTCGTCCTCGAGCGAGACGTTGGTCTTGTCGCTCGGTGTCATCGTGCTCCCCGCAGCGCAAGTGCCTGCCGACTTCGCCGCGGCGTACGCCGAGGTGAAATGCGACCCGGCGTACGACGTCGCCGGATGCCGATTCAGCAGGCAGGTAGGCGACTACTGGCTGATGACACGCGTCTACTTCTGGTCCGACGACATCCCGGCCGAACTCCTGGTGAACGCAGCCGACGGCGTTGCAGCCACTGTCGGCGACGGATTCGACGGTGTCGCAGCCGATCGGCAGGAGACGTGGATGACGCTTCCCGACTGCGAGACGCTCTCCACATCGATGCGGCTGGAAGAGTTCCTCGGCACCGGCTACGGCAACGGCTACTGGGAGGGCTCGGCGCAGCCGGAGTCGATCATGCTGGATGCCACTGGCGTAGGCCTGAACTGCCCGTGGGTCAGCGTGGACGGCAGTGCTCCCGGCGGGAAGACCTTCATCTCGGGCGCGAATGTGAGTGCTTGCGGATCGTGGGCCTGGGAGTCGATCGCCGCAATGGACGGGGCAGTCCCGGTGAGCGTCGCCGGCACCGTCGGCGCGGTGACCTTCGACGTGGGCAACGACCGGGTGTGGCTCTTCGCGACCGATGGCGTCAACGTCATCCACCTCCACAACGCGGCGGCGAACGATCTGATCCCGATCGCGGAGCGGCTGCTCGAGACGCTCGCAGGCTGACTCTGCTCAGCTCCAGAGCGAGTGGTAGGCGTTGATCGCCGGCTGCCCGCCGAGGTGTGCGTAGAGCACCGTGGAGTCCTTCGGGATGTCGCCGCCCTGCACGAGGTCGATGAGGCCGGCGAGCGACTTGCCCTCGTAGACGGGGTCGGTGATCATCGCCTCGAGCTGCGCGCCCAGCGCCATCGCCTCCATCGTCGACTCGACCGGCAGGCCGTAGAGCTCGCCCGCCCAGCCTTCGAGCACCCGGATCTCGTCGTCGCGAAGGTCGCGCCCGAGCTCGATGAGCGCAGCGGTGTTCCGCGCGATGCGCGCGACCTGGTCGCGCGTCTTCTCGAGCGTGGCGGATGCATCGATGCCGATGACGCGGCGCTTCACGCCGGTGAGGTCCTCGAGCGCCGCGAATCCGGCGATCATGCCGGCGTGCGTCGATCCCGTGACCGTGCACACCACGATGGTGTCGAAGAAGACGCCCTGCTGCTTCTCCTGCTCCGCGACCTCGAACGCCCAGTTCGCGAAGCCGAGCCCGCCGAGCGGGTGCTCCGAGGCGCCCGCCGGGATCGGATAGGGCGTGCCGCCGGATGCCTCGACCTCAGCCAGCGCGTCCTTCCACGAGTCGCGGATGCCGATGTCGAAGCCGGCGTCGTCCAGGCGCGAGTCGGCGCCCATCATGCGCGAGAGCAGGATGTTGCCCACCTTGTCGTTCA
This window of the Microbacterium sp. SSM24 genome carries:
- a CDS encoding 1-aminocyclopropane-1-carboxylate deaminase, which codes for MKLDQFPRYPLTFGPSPLQHLKRLTQHLGGAQVWAKREDVSSGLAYGGNKVRKLEYIVPDVLASGADTLVSIGGYQSNHTRQVAAVAAHLGLKARLVQEKWVPWDDPVNDKVGNILLSRMMGADSRLDDAGFDIGIRDSWKDALAEVEASGGTPYPIPAGASEHPLGGLGFANWAFEVAEQEKQQGVFFDTIVVCTVTGSTHAGMIAGFAALEDLTGVKRRVIGIDASATLEKTRDQVARIARNTAALIELGRDLRDDEIRVLEGWAGELYGLPVESTMEAMALGAQLEAMITDPVYEGKSLAGLIDLVQGGDIPKDSTVLYAHLGGQPAINAYHSLWS